The following are encoded together in the Tripterygium wilfordii isolate XIE 37 chromosome 3, ASM1340144v1, whole genome shotgun sequence genome:
- the LOC119995535 gene encoding uncharacterized protein LOC119995535 — protein MCTPKQVGGMDFRNFEALNESLPAKQRWRILKIPESLSSKELKAKYFQNSDFLLVEKCRHSYYLWTSLMDARSLLEDGFKWLIGNGLNVHIWQDYWFPKPNTTLIEQFFGQEEARLILKQPWGSEFIVDTLCWSGTTNGEYSVKSGYHKSMEIRRRSLASSSGCNSMSFGRDAFCASTKKLQKMDGIFTDKTVSTLTRGVVCNERGKGPRRNYIKINWDAAIENHDNYTSLGVIYRDMYGDLMVNSSLVRKTTLDPTHAEAMGALYAVQMAFELGFLLIILEGDSSLVVEAIRGEEMRLSTWGAVVMEIHRLLSYFVSWSVHHVHRKSNYATHCLAKFVVLDQQWSIWIEDSPECVLSIVEKEKVNCGWEDC, from the exons ATGTGTACTCCTAAGCAAGTAGGTGGGATGGATTTTAGAAATTTCGAAGCACTTAATGAATCCTTGCCTGCTAAACAACGTTGGAGGATCCTTAAAATTCCTGAATCGTTGTCTAGCAAGGAATTGAAAgctaaatattttcaaaattctgATTTTTTATTGGTAGAGAAATGTCGGCATTCTTATTATCTTTGGACAAGCCTCATGGATGCCAGGAGTTTATTGGAAGACGGGTTTAAATGGCTTATAGGGAATGGTCTTAATGTTCATATTTGGCAGGATTATTGGTTTCCTAAACCA AATACCACTCTAATAGAACAATTTTTTGGGCAAGAGGAAGCGCGGTTGATATTGAAGCAACCATGGGGATCAGAATTTATAGTTGATACACTATGTTGGTCAGGAACAACAAATGGAGAATATTCAGTTAAGAGTGGTTATCACAAGTCTATGGAGATTAGGCGTAGAAGTTTGGCTTCTTCATCTGGTTGCAATTCAA TGTCCTTCGGTAGAGATGCATTTTGTGCAAGTACTAAGAAACTACAGAAGATGGATGGAATCTTCACAG ATAAGACTGTCTCGACTCTGACTAGAGGAGTGGTTTGTAATGAAAGAGGAAAGGGTCCTCGaagaaattatataaaaataaattgggaTGCTGCAATTGAAAATCATGATAATTATACTAGCCTGGGAGTCATATATAGAGACATGTATGGAGATTTAATGGTCAATAGTTCTTTAGTGAGGAAGACTACTCTTGATCCCACCCATGCAGAGGCGATGGGGGCACTTTATGCAGTTCAGATGGCTTTTGAGTTGGGATTTCTTCTTATTATCCTTGAAGGAGATTCTAGTCTTGTGGTAGAGGCAATTAGAGGGGAAGAGATGAGGTTATCAACTTGGGGAGCGGTAGTCATGGAGATTCATCGGTTGCTATCCTATTTTGTCAGTTGGTCGGTACATCATGTTCATAGGAAGTCCAATTATGCAACTCATTGCTTGGCTAAGTTTGTTGTCCTGGACCAACAATGGAGCATTTGGATTGAGGATAGCCCAGAATGTGTGTTGTCTATAGTGGAGAAGGAAAAAGTGAACTGCGGATGGGAGGATTGTTAA